A DNA window from Ovis aries strain OAR_USU_Benz2616 breed Rambouillet chromosome 7, ARS-UI_Ramb_v3.0, whole genome shotgun sequence contains the following coding sequences:
- the SIX4 gene encoding homeobox protein SIX4 isoform X2 has translation MIASAADIKQENGMESASEGQEAPREVAGGAAAAAGLSPPAPAPFPLEPGDAAAAAARVSGEEGAVAAAAGAAVDQVQLHSELLGRHHHAAAAAAAQTPLAFSPDHVACVCEALQQGGNLDRLARFLWSLPQSDLLRGNESLLKARALVAFHQGIYPELYSILESHSFESANHPLLQQLWYKARYTEAERARGRPLGAVDKYRLRRKFPLPRTIWDGEETVYCFKEKSRNALKELYKQNRYPSPAEKRHLAKITGLSLTQVSNWFKNRRQRDRNPSETQSKSESDGNPSTEDESSKGHEDLSPHQLSSSSDGVTNLSLSSHLEPVYMQQIGNAKISLSSSGVLLNGSLVPASTSPVFLNGNSFIQGPNGVILNGLSVGNTQTVSLNPPKMASNIMSNGISMTDILGSTSQDVKEFKVLQSSSANSAATTSYSPSAPVSFPGLIPSAEVKREGIQTVASQGGGSVVTFTTPVQINQYGIVQIPNSGANSQFLNGSIGFSPLQLPPVSVAASQGNISVNSSTSDGSTFTSESATVQQGKVFLSSLAPSAVVYTVPNSGQTIGSVKQESVERSLVFSQLMPVNQNAQVNANLSSESISGSGLHPLSSSLVNVSPAHNFSLTSPTLLNPTELNPDIADSQPMSAPVASKSTVTSVNNTNYATLQNCSLISGQDLLSVPLTQAALGEIVPTGEDQVGHPSPTVHQDFVREHHLVMQSVANIKENFLTNSESKTTSNLMMLDSKSKYVLDGMVETVCEDLETDKKELAKLQTVQLDEDMQDL, from the exons ATG ATTGCAAGTGCGGCGGACATCAAGCAGGAGAATGGGATGGAAAGCGCCTCGGAGGGGCAGGAGGCGCCCCGAGAAGTGGCGgggggcgcggcggcggcggcggggctgaGCCCCCCGGCTCCAGCCCCTTTCCCCCTGGAGCCGGGGgacgccgcggccgccgccgccaggGTGAGCGGAGAGGAAGGGGCagtggcggcggcggccggggcgGCGGTGGATCAGGTACAACTCCACTCGGAACTTCTGGGCAGGCACCACcacgccgcggccgccgccgccgcgcagACCCCACTGGCCTTCTCGCCCGACCATGTCGCCTGCGTGTGCGAGGCGCTGCAGCAGGGGGGCAACCTGGACCGCCTGGCCCGGTTCCTGTGGTCCCTGCCCCAGAGCGACCTGCTACGTGGCAACGAGAGCCTGCTGAAGGCGCGGGCGCTGGTGGCCTTCCACCAGGGCATCTACCCCGAGCTCTACAGCATCCTCGAGAGCCACAGCTTCGAGTCGGCTAACCACCCGCTGCTGCAGCAGCTCTGGTACAAGGCGCGCTACACCGAGGCCGAGCGAGCCCGCGGCCGGCCGCTGGGCGCGGTGGACAAGTACCGGCTGCGCAGGAAATTCCCCCTGCCCCGCACCATCTGGGACGGCGAGGAGACGGTGTATTGTTTCAAGGAGAAGTCGCGCAACGCGCTCAAGGAGCTCTACAAGCAGAATCGCTACCCTTCGCCCGCCGAGAAGCGGCACCTGGCCAAGATCACCGGCCTCTCCCTCACCCAGGTCAGCAACTGGTTCAAGAACCGCCGGCAGCGCGATCGGAACCCCTCCGAGACCCAGTCCAAAAG TGAGTCAGATGGCAATCCTAGCACTGAAGATGAATCCAGCAAGGGTCATGAAGACTTGTCTCCTCATCAACTCTCCAGTTCATCCGATGGTGTCACCAACCTCAGCCTTTCCAGTCACCTGGAGCCAGTATATATGCAACAAATTGGAAATGCTAAAATATCGTTAAGCTCCTCTGGAGTTTTATTGAACGGAAGTTTGGTACCTGCAAGTACTTCACCTGTCTTCCTTAATGGTAATTCTTTCATTCAGGGACCCAATGGAGTTATCCTTAATGGATTAAGTGTGGGAAATACACAGACAGTATCTTTGAACCCACCAAAAATGGCATCAAACATTATGAGCAATGGTATATCCATGACTGACATACTGGGGTCTACCTCCCAGGATGTGAAGGAATTCAAAGTTCTCCAGAGCTCTTCAGCGAACTCAGCAGCCACCACCTCCTATAGCCCCAGTGCTCCCGTTTCATTCCCAGGGCTGATACCCAGCGCTGAGGTGAAAAGAGAAGGTATTCAAACAGTAGCTTCCCAGGGTGGAGGCTCTGTGGTGACTTTTACCACACCAGTGCAAATTAACCAGTATGGCATCGTCCAGATCCCCAATTCTGGAGCAAACAGCCAGTTCCTTAATGGGAGCATTGGATTCTCTCCACTGCAGCTGCCTCCTGTTTCAGTGGCAGCTTCACAAG gtaatatTTCAGTAAATTCAAGCACTTCAGATGGGAGCACATTTACAAGTGAGTCTGCCACAGTCCAACAAGGAAAGGTTTTCTTGAGCTCTCTTGCTCCCAGTGCAGTGGTATACACTGTTCCTAATTCAGGCCAGACTATAGGATCTGTTAAACAGGAGAGcgtggagaggagcctggtgttttCTCAGTTGATGCCTGTCAATCAGAATGCGCAAGTAAATGCAAACCTATCTTCTGAAAGTATCTCGGGAAGTGGCCTCCACCCACTGTCCTCCTCATTAGTTAATGTATCCCCAGCTCACAACTTCTCCCTGACTTCCCCAACCCTACTAAATCCCACTGAGCTAAACCCTGACATTGCTGATAGCCAGCCAATGTCTGCACCTGTGGCAAGCAAATCTACTGTGACGTCAGTCAACAACACTAACTATGCAACTCTTCAGAACTGCTCCCTTATTTCTGGTCAAGATCTACTATCAGTACCCTTGACCCAGGCTGCCCTTGGGGAAATAGTTCCCACAGGTGAAGACCAGGTGGGTCACCCCTCCCCAACAGTACACCAGGATTTTGTCAGAGAACATCATTTAGTTATGCAATCAGTAGctaacataaaagaaaatttcttaacAAATTCTGAGAGCAAAACAACAAGCAACTTAATGATGCTGGACTCCAAATCCAAGTATGTCCTAGACGGCATGGTGGAGACTGTCTGTGAAGACCTGGAAACAGACAAGAAAGAGCTTGCCAAGCTCCAGACTGTCCAATTGGATGAAGATATGCAAGACTTGTaa
- the SIX4 gene encoding homeobox protein SIX4 isoform X1: protein MSSSSPTGQIASAADIKQENGMESASEGQEAPREVAGGAAAAAGLSPPAPAPFPLEPGDAAAAAARVSGEEGAVAAAAGAAVDQVQLHSELLGRHHHAAAAAAAQTPLAFSPDHVACVCEALQQGGNLDRLARFLWSLPQSDLLRGNESLLKARALVAFHQGIYPELYSILESHSFESANHPLLQQLWYKARYTEAERARGRPLGAVDKYRLRRKFPLPRTIWDGEETVYCFKEKSRNALKELYKQNRYPSPAEKRHLAKITGLSLTQVSNWFKNRRQRDRNPSETQSKSESDGNPSTEDESSKGHEDLSPHQLSSSSDGVTNLSLSSHLEPVYMQQIGNAKISLSSSGVLLNGSLVPASTSPVFLNGNSFIQGPNGVILNGLSVGNTQTVSLNPPKMASNIMSNGISMTDILGSTSQDVKEFKVLQSSSANSAATTSYSPSAPVSFPGLIPSAEVKREGIQTVASQGGGSVVTFTTPVQINQYGIVQIPNSGANSQFLNGSIGFSPLQLPPVSVAASQGNISVNSSTSDGSTFTSESATVQQGKVFLSSLAPSAVVYTVPNSGQTIGSVKQESVERSLVFSQLMPVNQNAQVNANLSSESISGSGLHPLSSSLVNVSPAHNFSLTSPTLLNPTELNPDIADSQPMSAPVASKSTVTSVNNTNYATLQNCSLISGQDLLSVPLTQAALGEIVPTGEDQVGHPSPTVHQDFVREHHLVMQSVANIKENFLTNSESKTTSNLMMLDSKSKYVLDGMVETVCEDLETDKKELAKLQTVQLDEDMQDL, encoded by the exons atgtcctcttcctcccccaccGGGCAGATTGCAAGTGCGGCGGACATCAAGCAGGAGAATGGGATGGAAAGCGCCTCGGAGGGGCAGGAGGCGCCCCGAGAAGTGGCGgggggcgcggcggcggcggcggggctgaGCCCCCCGGCTCCAGCCCCTTTCCCCCTGGAGCCGGGGgacgccgcggccgccgccgccaggGTGAGCGGAGAGGAAGGGGCagtggcggcggcggccggggcgGCGGTGGATCAGGTACAACTCCACTCGGAACTTCTGGGCAGGCACCACcacgccgcggccgccgccgccgcgcagACCCCACTGGCCTTCTCGCCCGACCATGTCGCCTGCGTGTGCGAGGCGCTGCAGCAGGGGGGCAACCTGGACCGCCTGGCCCGGTTCCTGTGGTCCCTGCCCCAGAGCGACCTGCTACGTGGCAACGAGAGCCTGCTGAAGGCGCGGGCGCTGGTGGCCTTCCACCAGGGCATCTACCCCGAGCTCTACAGCATCCTCGAGAGCCACAGCTTCGAGTCGGCTAACCACCCGCTGCTGCAGCAGCTCTGGTACAAGGCGCGCTACACCGAGGCCGAGCGAGCCCGCGGCCGGCCGCTGGGCGCGGTGGACAAGTACCGGCTGCGCAGGAAATTCCCCCTGCCCCGCACCATCTGGGACGGCGAGGAGACGGTGTATTGTTTCAAGGAGAAGTCGCGCAACGCGCTCAAGGAGCTCTACAAGCAGAATCGCTACCCTTCGCCCGCCGAGAAGCGGCACCTGGCCAAGATCACCGGCCTCTCCCTCACCCAGGTCAGCAACTGGTTCAAGAACCGCCGGCAGCGCGATCGGAACCCCTCCGAGACCCAGTCCAAAAG TGAGTCAGATGGCAATCCTAGCACTGAAGATGAATCCAGCAAGGGTCATGAAGACTTGTCTCCTCATCAACTCTCCAGTTCATCCGATGGTGTCACCAACCTCAGCCTTTCCAGTCACCTGGAGCCAGTATATATGCAACAAATTGGAAATGCTAAAATATCGTTAAGCTCCTCTGGAGTTTTATTGAACGGAAGTTTGGTACCTGCAAGTACTTCACCTGTCTTCCTTAATGGTAATTCTTTCATTCAGGGACCCAATGGAGTTATCCTTAATGGATTAAGTGTGGGAAATACACAGACAGTATCTTTGAACCCACCAAAAATGGCATCAAACATTATGAGCAATGGTATATCCATGACTGACATACTGGGGTCTACCTCCCAGGATGTGAAGGAATTCAAAGTTCTCCAGAGCTCTTCAGCGAACTCAGCAGCCACCACCTCCTATAGCCCCAGTGCTCCCGTTTCATTCCCAGGGCTGATACCCAGCGCTGAGGTGAAAAGAGAAGGTATTCAAACAGTAGCTTCCCAGGGTGGAGGCTCTGTGGTGACTTTTACCACACCAGTGCAAATTAACCAGTATGGCATCGTCCAGATCCCCAATTCTGGAGCAAACAGCCAGTTCCTTAATGGGAGCATTGGATTCTCTCCACTGCAGCTGCCTCCTGTTTCAGTGGCAGCTTCACAAG gtaatatTTCAGTAAATTCAAGCACTTCAGATGGGAGCACATTTACAAGTGAGTCTGCCACAGTCCAACAAGGAAAGGTTTTCTTGAGCTCTCTTGCTCCCAGTGCAGTGGTATACACTGTTCCTAATTCAGGCCAGACTATAGGATCTGTTAAACAGGAGAGcgtggagaggagcctggtgttttCTCAGTTGATGCCTGTCAATCAGAATGCGCAAGTAAATGCAAACCTATCTTCTGAAAGTATCTCGGGAAGTGGCCTCCACCCACTGTCCTCCTCATTAGTTAATGTATCCCCAGCTCACAACTTCTCCCTGACTTCCCCAACCCTACTAAATCCCACTGAGCTAAACCCTGACATTGCTGATAGCCAGCCAATGTCTGCACCTGTGGCAAGCAAATCTACTGTGACGTCAGTCAACAACACTAACTATGCAACTCTTCAGAACTGCTCCCTTATTTCTGGTCAAGATCTACTATCAGTACCCTTGACCCAGGCTGCCCTTGGGGAAATAGTTCCCACAGGTGAAGACCAGGTGGGTCACCCCTCCCCAACAGTACACCAGGATTTTGTCAGAGAACATCATTTAGTTATGCAATCAGTAGctaacataaaagaaaatttcttaacAAATTCTGAGAGCAAAACAACAAGCAACTTAATGATGCTGGACTCCAAATCCAAGTATGTCCTAGACGGCATGGTGGAGACTGTCTGTGAAGACCTGGAAACAGACAAGAAAGAGCTTGCCAAGCTCCAGACTGTCCAATTGGATGAAGATATGCAAGACTTGTaa